A genomic segment from Limosilactobacillus sp. encodes:
- a CDS encoding SprT family protein: MTNQELQTLTEKWSLEYFRRPFRHQIFFNRRLKTTGGRYHLADHHIDINPLMLTEFDQENLKRVVLHELCHYHLHLTGQDYHHRSPAFKHLLAAVGGSRYAPPTSKVQHRRQAKWLYRCQGCGVVIARQRRFNTARYVCRRCGGRFRLIN, encoded by the coding sequence ATGACTAATCAGGAATTACAAACCCTGACGGAAAAATGGTCGCTGGAGTACTTCCGGCGGCCTTTTCGTCACCAAATTTTCTTTAACCGCCGTTTAAAGACCACCGGCGGGCGCTACCATCTGGCCGACCATCACATCGACATCAATCCGCTGATGCTGACGGAATTTGACCAGGAAAACCTCAAGCGAGTGGTCCTGCACGAGCTCTGTCACTATCACCTGCACCTGACCGGACAGGACTACCACCACCGTAGTCCGGCCTTCAAACACCTGCTGGCAGCGGTGGGCGGATCGCGGTACGCGCCACCGACCAGCAAGGTTCAACACCGACGGCAGGCCAAGTGGCTTTACCGCTGCCAGGGTTGCGGGGTAGTGATTGCCCGCCAGCGGCGCTTTAATACCGCCCGTTACGTCTGCCGACGGTGCGGTGGCCGGTTTCGATTAATAAATTAA
- a CDS encoding glycoside hydrolase family 2 TIM barrel-domain containing protein, which translates to MDADIKWLDDPETFRVNQLPAHSDHHYYGNYAEWSADDSRFEQSLDGQWQFKFANSPLERLKGFYETDLDTTDFDEIEVPSEIELSDYAQNNYINTLIPWEGKIYRRPAYALSADDAQAGSFSEGADNTVGMYRKTFDLDPALRGKQIRVRFEGVERAMFLWLNGHFVGYAEDSFTPSEFDLTPYIEDTGNVMAVEVFKHSTASWIEDQDMFRFSGIFRSVSLLAQPVTHVEDMTIRPVLDDNYQDGKFSLHLSLTGEESGTVRVLVKDADGQDLLDQSLPVKETVDLADVAFKNVHLWDNHDPYLYQLLVEIHDDAGQLVELVPYRFGFRKIEISPDHVVLLNGKRLIINGVNRHEWDDHRGRSVTLADMKADIKTFQENNINGVRTCHYPDQIPWYYLCDQNGIYMMAENNLESHATWQKMGAIEPSYNVPGSVPQWKEVVVDRARSNYETFKNHTAILFWSLGNESFAGDNMVAMQKLYKSHHDGRLVHYEGVCHTHDYSKQIPSLDPKGYLPAGGTKDYRDEISDVESWMYLPPKQVEEYLQNNPDKPFMECEYMHDMGNSDGGMGSYIKLLDKYPQYFGGFIWDFIDQALVVHDPISGRDVMRYGGDFDDRHSDYEFSGDGLMFADRTPKPAMQEVRYYYGLHK; encoded by the coding sequence ATGGATGCAGATATTAAATGGTTAGATGACCCGGAGACTTTCCGGGTTAACCAACTACCCGCCCACAGTGACCATCATTACTATGGCAACTATGCGGAGTGGTCAGCAGACGACAGCCGTTTTGAACAGTCCCTGGATGGCCAGTGGCAATTCAAGTTTGCCAATTCACCATTGGAACGGCTGAAGGGCTTCTACGAGACCGATCTCGATACCACCGATTTCGACGAGATTGAGGTGCCGAGTGAAATTGAATTGAGCGATTACGCCCAGAACAATTACATCAACACACTGATCCCGTGGGAAGGCAAGATCTACCGGCGGCCAGCCTACGCCCTGAGCGCCGATGACGCCCAGGCCGGCTCCTTTAGCGAGGGTGCCGACAACACGGTGGGCATGTACCGGAAGACCTTTGACCTGGATCCGGCCCTGCGTGGCAAACAGATCCGCGTTCGTTTTGAAGGGGTTGAACGGGCAATGTTCCTGTGGCTTAACGGTCACTTTGTTGGCTACGCCGAAGACAGTTTCACCCCATCCGAATTCGACCTGACTCCGTACATTGAGGACACGGGCAACGTGATGGCCGTTGAGGTCTTCAAGCACAGTACAGCTTCCTGGATTGAGGATCAGGACATGTTCCGCTTCTCCGGGATCTTCCGGAGTGTTAGCCTCTTAGCCCAACCGGTAACCCACGTTGAGGACATGACGATCCGGCCGGTCCTCGATGACAACTACCAGGATGGTAAGTTCAGCCTGCACCTGAGCCTGACGGGTGAGGAGAGCGGCACCGTTCGCGTCCTGGTCAAGGATGCCGATGGCCAAGACCTGCTCGACCAGTCCCTACCGGTGAAGGAGACCGTTGACTTGGCGGACGTGGCCTTTAAGAACGTGCACCTTTGGGACAACCATGATCCATACCTGTACCAGCTCCTCGTTGAGATTCATGACGACGCCGGCCAGCTGGTCGAACTGGTACCATACCGCTTCGGCTTCCGCAAGATCGAAATCAGCCCGGACCACGTTGTTCTGCTGAACGGCAAGCGGCTGATTATCAACGGGGTCAACCGGCACGAATGGGATGACCACCGCGGCCGCAGCGTCACGCTGGCCGACATGAAGGCCGACATCAAGACCTTCCAGGAAAACAACATCAACGGTGTGCGGACCTGCCACTACCCGGACCAGATTCCGTGGTACTACCTCTGTGACCAAAACGGGATTTACATGATGGCCGAGAACAACCTCGAATCCCACGCCACCTGGCAGAAGATGGGGGCCATCGAACCGTCCTACAACGTACCGGGTTCCGTTCCGCAATGGAAGGAAGTCGTCGTTGACCGGGCCCGCAGCAACTACGAGACCTTCAAGAACCACACGGCCATCCTCTTCTGGTCGCTGGGGAATGAGTCCTTTGCTGGTGACAACATGGTCGCCATGCAGAAGCTCTACAAGTCCCACCACGACGGCCGGCTCGTCCACTACGAGGGCGTTTGCCACACCCACGACTACAGCAAGCAGATCCCGAGCCTGGATCCAAAGGGCTACCTGCCAGCCGGCGGGACCAAGGACTACCGGGACGAGATTTCCGACGTTGAGAGCTGGATGTACCTGCCACCGAAGCAGGTCGAGGAATACCTGCAAAACAACCCGGACAAGCCGTTCATGGAGTGCGAATACATGCACGACATGGGGAACTCCGACGGGGGCATGGGCTCCTACATCAAGCTGCTTGATAAGTATCCACAATACTTCGGCGGCTTTATCTGGGACTTTATCGACCAGGCCCTGGTTGTCCACGACCCAATCAGCGGTCGCGATGTAATGCGCTACGGTGGCGATTTCGATGATCGGCACTCAGACTATGAATTCTCTGGCGACGGCCTGATGTTTGCGGACCGGACACCAAAACCAGCAATGCAGGAGGTACGGTACTACTATGGCTTACACAAATAA
- a CDS encoding beta-galactosidase small subunit, with protein MAYTNKLHVIYGDGTLGVAGEGFQYIFSYEKGGLESLKLNGKEWLYRVPTPTFWRATTDNDRGSGFNIKSAQWLSADVFQKCVGIDLTVDDHHFGQPPLAPETNQFSNNEYADKMTIAYTFETLTVPATQVTVSYTVTADGKIKLSVHYAGHADLPELPVMGMRFVMPTAATGFTYEGLSGETYPDRMAGAVHGTYTVKGLPVAKYLVPQENGMHMATDWLTITRATTQNNADPDQAPFSLKVAKADQPFNFSCLPYTAEELESATHLEELPLERRTVLVVAGAVRGVGGIDSWGADVEEQYHIPADKDIDFSFVLEPAE; from the coding sequence ATGGCTTACACAAATAAACTACACGTCATTTACGGTGACGGCACGCTCGGCGTTGCGGGCGAAGGCTTCCAATACATCTTTAGCTACGAAAAGGGCGGCCTGGAGTCGCTGAAGTTAAACGGCAAGGAATGGCTCTACCGGGTACCGACGCCAACCTTCTGGCGGGCCACTACCGATAACGACCGGGGCAGCGGCTTCAACATCAAGTCGGCCCAGTGGCTGTCTGCCGATGTCTTCCAGAAGTGCGTCGGCATTGACCTGACCGTCGACGACCATCACTTTGGCCAGCCACCGTTGGCTCCTGAAACGAACCAGTTCTCGAACAACGAGTACGCCGACAAAATGACGATCGCCTACACCTTTGAGACCCTGACCGTGCCGGCTACCCAGGTCACGGTTAGCTACACGGTTACGGCGGACGGCAAGATCAAGCTCAGCGTTCACTACGCCGGGCACGCCGACCTGCCGGAGCTGCCGGTGATGGGAATGCGCTTCGTCATGCCGACGGCGGCCACTGGCTTCACCTACGAAGGACTTTCCGGCGAGACCTACCCGGACCGGATGGCGGGGGCTGTTCATGGGACCTATACCGTCAAGGGCCTGCCGGTTGCCAAGTACCTGGTTCCACAGGAAAATGGGATGCACATGGCAACGGACTGGCTGACGATCACACGGGCAACGACCCAAAACAACGCGGATCCAGACCAGGCACCGTTCTCCCTGAAGGTGGCCAAGGCGGATCAGCCGTTCAACTTCAGCTGCCTGCCGTACACGGCCGAGGAACTGGAGTCGGCGACCCACCTCGAGGAATTGCCGTTAGAACGGCGGACCGTCCTGGTAGTGGCCGGGGCCGTCCGGGGCGTCGGCGGCATCGACAGCTGGGGTGCCGACGTTGAGGAACAGTATCACATTCCGGCGGACAAGGACATCGACTTCTCATTTGTCCTGGAACCGGCTGAATAA
- a CDS encoding IS30 family transposase: MTHLNDTMSTILLTTHKKNAHLTKEERVMIATLKSQGLSNRAIGRQLGVNHQTINNELNRGTVRQLRRQKSNGKIYEYSYYIYSYEAGQATYLEHHRHSGRRRLYYSSKQFLRLADQLMLGEFDDHHYSPQAVIYKARDLMNDGTLIPKSVVTLYQWINEGVLRTSNLDLFEKPKRKHHQTHPQAKRCLGPNIAQRPQTADQRSEIGHWELDTVQGQKNGNDSVVLVMTDRLSRVNITSKIAGKTAHAVNQFFINLRQKMGTDAYYRIFKTITSDNGSEFSELTQVHDHVFYADPYSPWERGSNEINNRFLRKEITKGEAINNYSSAQIIATNDWMNHYPRAMFNGHSSMDIYRKAFYQEISQLHQPIINWSVLFI; this comes from the coding sequence ATGACGCACTTAAATGATACCATGTCTACTATTTTATTGACTACTCATAAAAAGAATGCTCATCTTACTAAAGAAGAACGTGTGATGATTGCGACTTTAAAGTCGCAAGGACTTTCCAATCGCGCAATTGGTCGCCAATTAGGAGTTAATCATCAAACAATTAATAACGAGCTCAACCGTGGTACGGTCCGCCAACTTCGTCGTCAAAAATCTAATGGTAAGATTTACGAATATTCTTACTACATCTATAGTTATGAAGCTGGTCAGGCCACATATCTTGAACATCACCGCCATTCTGGTCGTCGTCGCTTATATTATTCTTCAAAGCAATTTTTACGATTAGCTGATCAGCTAATGCTTGGTGAGTTTGACGACCACCATTACTCCCCACAAGCGGTTATTTATAAGGCTCGAGATTTAATGAATGATGGCACCCTGATCCCAAAGTCGGTTGTAACTTTATATCAATGGATTAATGAGGGTGTGCTTCGTACGTCCAATTTAGACCTCTTTGAAAAACCTAAACGTAAGCATCATCAAACTCATCCGCAAGCTAAAAGGTGCTTAGGGCCTAATATTGCTCAACGACCTCAAACTGCGGACCAACGGTCCGAAATTGGCCATTGGGAACTGGATACAGTTCAGGGACAGAAAAACGGTAATGACAGTGTTGTACTAGTAATGACTGATCGCCTTTCACGAGTTAATATCACGAGTAAAATTGCTGGTAAAACTGCGCATGCAGTAAATCAGTTCTTTATAAATTTGCGCCAGAAAATGGGCACAGATGCTTACTATCGCATTTTTAAGACAATAACCTCTGACAACGGTTCAGAATTTAGTGAGTTAACACAAGTTCACGATCATGTTTTCTATGCTGATCCGTATTCCCCTTGGGAACGTGGATCCAATGAGATCAATAACCGGTTTCTCCGCAAGGAGATTACCAAAGGTGAAGCTATAAATAACTATAGTAGTGCTCAGATCATAGCGACTAATGATTGGATGAATCACTATCCACGAGCTATGTTTAATGGACATTCGTCAATGGATATCTATCGTAAGGCCTTCTACCAAGAGATATCACAGCTCCATCAACCAATAATCAATTGGTCAGTATTATTTATTTGA
- a CDS encoding LacI family DNA-binding transcriptional regulator: MERLTISDIASLANVSIATVSNYLNGNYKKMSLKTRTHLEQIINQTNYRPNGTARSLAKNENKTIGVSIADITNPFTSSVLSGIYKVCDEHGYKVLFTNADNNQQSEINNILRLRSENVAGFIIDPVNANGPIYKSFSNNSTVIVDRQAVKTKIDTIVTDNNHSVYQMIRKMMAKGYQDLYFVSWPLDAVSTRTLRYHGFLDATGYTEGSHLITVPHLGEKKLYDQFNQQIKEIMESHRDHKPAFFTMNARVFIRLLQAMQLANYNYPDDYGLATYEEFEWMKTMRPQISCIQQDSRELGVEAAALLIDKLENPQESFEPSIKIVPTKLVINNSF; this comes from the coding sequence TTGGAAAGACTAACGATCAGCGATATTGCTTCTTTAGCTAATGTCTCTATTGCGACCGTTTCAAACTACCTTAATGGCAACTACAAAAAAATGTCATTAAAGACCCGGACCCATTTGGAGCAAATAATCAACCAGACCAATTATCGACCAAACGGGACCGCACGCAGTCTAGCGAAAAACGAAAATAAAACGATCGGCGTTTCAATTGCCGATATTACCAACCCCTTCACTTCGTCCGTCCTTTCGGGGATCTATAAGGTGTGTGACGAACACGGCTACAAGGTGCTGTTTACAAACGCCGATAACAACCAACAAAGCGAAATAAATAATATTCTCCGACTTCGTTCCGAAAACGTTGCCGGCTTTATTATTGATCCCGTTAACGCCAACGGACCGATCTACAAGTCATTTTCAAATAATTCAACCGTGATCGTCGACCGGCAAGCCGTCAAGACGAAGATCGATACGATCGTCACCGACAACAACCACTCCGTCTACCAGATGATTCGAAAGATGATGGCAAAGGGCTACCAGGATCTCTACTTCGTCTCATGGCCGCTGGATGCCGTCAGCACACGGACGTTGCGTTATCATGGCTTTCTGGATGCAACCGGCTATACGGAGGGGTCCCACCTGATTACCGTCCCACACCTGGGCGAAAAGAAGCTCTACGATCAGTTTAACCAGCAAATCAAAGAAATCATGGAGAGCCATCGGGACCATAAGCCAGCCTTCTTCACGATGAACGCCCGCGTATTCATCAGGCTCTTGCAAGCAATGCAACTGGCCAATTACAACTACCCAGACGATTACGGCCTGGCAACGTACGAGGAGTTTGAATGGATGAAGACGATGCGGCCACAGATCAGCTGCATCCAGCAGGATTCCCGTGAGCTGGGCGTGGAAGCCGCGGCCCTACTAATCGACAAGCTTGAAAATCCGCAGGAAAGTTTCGAGCCATCGATTAAAATCGTGCCAACCAAGCTCGTCATCAATAACAGTTTTTAA
- a CDS encoding NAD(P)-dependent oxidoreductase: MSKAKVLVTGIIPEQGLVELRKTFDVFYDPEVETREWILEHLHEYEGLLLMGTKGDKELIDAGTNLKIITANGVGFDHIDIDYAKSKGIVVANCPQGVRVPTAEMTFALLLATVRRLYLYDKIVRSGNWVDVSEQKYMGMSLQGKTLGVYGMGRIGSEVAKFCQALGMNVIYNDARRLSADLEEQLDVKYVDFDTLVKTADVITLHAPALPSTTGVFNAEVFDEMKDTAYIINAARGVLIKQDDLIDALKNHKIAGAGLDVFETEPNVPEELRALDNVIMSPHAGTGTLEARTAIAKEASNNLISYLRDGKPVNQVNK, from the coding sequence ATGAGTAAAGCAAAGGTATTGGTCACCGGAATTATTCCAGAGCAAGGCTTGGTTGAATTACGAAAAACGTTCGATGTGTTTTACGATCCCGAAGTTGAAACGCGTGAGTGGATCTTAGAGCACCTGCACGAATACGAAGGATTGCTTTTGATGGGTACCAAGGGCGACAAGGAACTGATCGACGCTGGTACCAACCTGAAGATCATCACCGCAAACGGGGTTGGCTTTGACCATATCGACATCGACTATGCCAAGAGCAAGGGCATTGTCGTTGCCAACTGTCCTCAGGGCGTTCGGGTGCCAACGGCTGAAATGACGTTTGCACTGCTGCTGGCAACTGTTCGCCGGCTCTACCTGTATGACAAGATTGTTCGTTCGGGCAACTGGGTTGATGTTTCCGAACAAAAGTACATGGGGATGAGCCTGCAGGGCAAGACGCTTGGTGTGTACGGCATGGGACGGATCGGCTCTGAAGTTGCTAAGTTCTGCCAGGCACTGGGGATGAACGTGATTTATAACGATGCCCGTCGCCTGTCTGCCGACCTGGAGGAACAGCTGGACGTTAAGTACGTCGACTTCGATACTTTAGTTAAAACCGCGGATGTCATTACCCTTCATGCACCCGCACTGCCATCGACCACCGGTGTATTTAATGCCGAAGTGTTTGATGAAATGAAGGATACTGCTTACATTATTAACGCCGCACGGGGTGTCCTGATTAAGCAGGATGATTTGATCGACGCGCTGAAGAACCACAAGATTGCTGGGGCGGGCCTGGACGTCTTTGAGACCGAACCAAACGTTCCAGAAGAACTGCGTGCATTGGATAATGTTATTATGTCTCCTCATGCAGGAACCGGTACTTTAGAAGCACGGACAGCGATTGCCAAAGAAGCTTCCAACAATTTGATTTCCTACTTAAGAGATGGGAAGCCCGTTAACCAGGTAAATAAATAA
- a CDS encoding FGGY-family carbohydrate kinase, which translates to MMKHFLTIDNGGTNTKVVIFDEAGTQVAVKSFPTKGLEYQAGFHEIDLHKLQQDLGQAIPAALAQAKLTGDQIDAVATVGHGKGLYTLDKDKQVFMNGILSADSRAEAYANKFERQVSTIFPISHQHVMPSQAPLLLRWLKDHQPEKYAQIGYVLSNKDFIGYLLTGEVKQELGDASGNNLINLETAEYDRRLLDFFGIEEMADKLPELIHATDLRGRISPAAAQLTGLTAGTPVFGGMFDIDACAVATGVLDDTKLSLIAGTWNMNIFPSDHLASDESGLMNSIFPTGKYLWEASSPTSAGNLAIILKMLMTAEMRDAEDAGRSIYDNLEDFLENTDAAFAKVIFFPFLYGSNVSPDAEGTFIGLRSTTTKSEMIRAVYEGIAFAHRYHVENLVRALGHRPAVIRMSGGACNSPSWVQMFSDILNTPIELVSANELGGLGGAITAAVGLGDYATISEAAQKMSRVLRRYEPRPDQVKMYDEKYRVYRQMQVAMDPVWASYHHMQNQLVNRAN; encoded by the coding sequence ATGATGAAGCACTTCTTAACGATTGATAATGGTGGGACTAATACCAAGGTCGTCATTTTCGATGAAGCGGGAACGCAGGTGGCGGTAAAGTCATTCCCGACTAAGGGATTGGAATACCAAGCGGGCTTTCATGAGATCGACCTTCATAAGCTGCAGCAGGATCTCGGACAGGCTATTCCGGCGGCACTGGCTCAGGCTAAGCTCACGGGCGACCAGATTGATGCCGTCGCAACCGTCGGCCATGGGAAGGGACTGTACACGCTTGATAAGGACAAGCAGGTCTTCATGAACGGGATCCTTTCGGCGGATAGCCGGGCGGAGGCGTACGCCAATAAATTTGAGCGGCAAGTCAGCACGATCTTCCCAATCAGCCACCAGCACGTCATGCCTAGTCAGGCGCCGCTGCTGTTGCGCTGGCTGAAGGATCACCAACCCGAGAAGTATGCCCAAATCGGCTACGTGCTTTCAAACAAGGACTTTATCGGCTACCTATTGACGGGCGAGGTGAAGCAAGAGCTCGGGGATGCTTCCGGCAATAATTTGATTAACTTAGAGACCGCGGAGTATGATCGGCGCCTTCTCGACTTTTTTGGCATTGAAGAAATGGCCGACAAGCTGCCTGAACTGATCCACGCGACCGATCTTCGGGGCCGAATTTCACCAGCGGCGGCCCAGCTAACGGGCTTGACAGCGGGCACGCCCGTTTTTGGCGGGATGTTTGATATTGATGCCTGTGCCGTTGCCACGGGGGTTCTTGATGATACGAAGCTGAGCTTAATCGCCGGTACGTGGAACATGAATATTTTTCCCAGTGATCACCTGGCCTCGGATGAAAGCGGCCTGATGAATTCGATCTTTCCAACGGGGAAGTACCTTTGGGAAGCCTCGAGCCCAACCTCGGCCGGCAATCTAGCCATTATTTTAAAGATGCTGATGACGGCCGAAATGCGGGATGCTGAGGATGCCGGAAGGTCCATTTATGACAATCTAGAGGACTTTTTGGAGAACACCGACGCCGCTTTTGCCAAGGTGATTTTCTTTCCATTCCTGTACGGTAGCAACGTCTCCCCAGACGCCGAGGGGACCTTTATTGGCCTGCGGAGTACGACGACAAAGTCTGAAATGATCCGGGCCGTCTACGAAGGGATTGCCTTTGCCCACCGGTATCACGTGGAGAATTTGGTTCGGGCCCTTGGTCACCGGCCGGCCGTCATCCGGATGTCTGGTGGGGCCTGCAATTCCCCAAGCTGGGTCCAAATGTTTTCAGATATCCTGAATACGCCGATTGAGCTCGTCTCGGCAAATGAATTAGGTGGCCTTGGCGGCGCAATCACGGCCGCGGTCGGCCTTGGCGACTACGCGACAATCAGCGAGGCGGCTCAAAAAATGAGTCGGGTCCTGAGACGCTACGAACCACGACCGGATCAGGTAAAAATGTATGATGAGAAATACCGGGTCTACCGTCAGATGCAAGTTGCAATGGACCCGGTCTGGGCTAGTTACCATCACATGCAGAATCAATTGGTGAACCGGGCCAATTAA
- a CDS encoding sugar phosphate isomerase/epimerase family protein has protein sequence MSTFILNTIAFKKELDNGVSQSNFVSATHELGFDAIEIRQEYLHGNEEELTEINKLANQNGLQVYLSVNDDLLVNDSFNPKFADYLHMLKSLGSNHLKMNIGPLDKANTELIKSKLIDLLPSNCVLTLENNQTLEDSNFENTVKFFQLLNTTDVENIHYCFDIANWSWLDASAEKAAKALSPVTTYLHLKNVNNENGHLTVTSLDEGKLDWCQLIGLFSNVQEFGLEYSADLKTLSKDLGTLKQFLKK, from the coding sequence ATGAGCACATTTATCTTAAATACAATCGCTTTTAAGAAAGAATTGGATAACGGAGTTTCTCAGTCTAATTTTGTATCGGCTACGCATGAGCTTGGCTTTGATGCAATTGAAATTAGACAGGAATACTTACACGGGAACGAAGAGGAACTAACTGAGATAAATAAGCTAGCTAATCAAAACGGCCTCCAAGTTTATCTAAGCGTTAATGATGACCTCTTGGTGAACGATTCTTTCAATCCGAAGTTTGCTGATTATTTGCATATGTTAAAGTCCTTGGGATCGAATCATTTGAAAATGAACATAGGTCCTTTGGACAAAGCAAATACAGAGCTTATTAAGTCCAAACTGATTGATTTGTTACCTTCAAATTGTGTTCTAACTTTGGAAAACAATCAGACTTTAGAAGACAGTAATTTTGAGAACACAGTCAAGTTTTTCCAACTGCTTAATACAACCGATGTGGAAAACATTCATTATTGCTTTGATATTGCAAATTGGTCATGGCTTGATGCTAGTGCTGAAAAGGCTGCAAAAGCATTATCGCCTGTTACAACATATTTGCATCTTAAAAATGTAAATAATGAAAATGGTCATTTAACAGTAACTTCGCTTGATGAAGGAAAGCTGGACTGGTGCCAATTAATTGGTTTATTTTCGAACGTTCAAGAATTTGGACTTGAATATTCGGCTGACCTTAAGACGCTTAGCAAGGACTTAGGAACACTAAAACAATTTTTGAAAAAATAG
- a CDS encoding PTS galactitol transporter subunit IIC yields the protein MLSAVNNFFSAFGASVVVPIMIFIIALCLKVKPKTAMMSAFYAGVGLTGFGWIINSFTPVVTKIIRQMVNNTGINLPVVDIGWQAGSLATFGSTVGLSFFVFGLIAELILFALGITKVFMASNLWNNFGFMIWGTLAYYVTHNFWLSLGLSFFMLFYTLVLAEVQADRWSEYYGVKNATVCSIHNMEQTIPAILLDPLWNLLGFNKVKMTPQYFKNKLGVFGEPTTLGALLGLIIGILGNLTSLGTLKAWGQILQFAIQLSAVMTIFPLVTNVFSKAFTPLAAEIDKNRKEMSSETGKKIDKINDKKRWFLAVDDGVGYGEPATIISGVILIPIMVLIAFILPGNKTLPVVDLISIPFMVESIVAVTRGNILKVIANGIVWFSIGLYASSWLGQIYTGAVSHYGAAIPAGVVLITSFNLMARPLNALVFAAFISKSPLWIGICIVVYLVLLFALRKYRPQIWTYLQKMANKNAGFSGSKEKIEY from the coding sequence ATGCTTTCGGCGGTAAATAATTTCTTTTCGGCATTTGGAGCAAGTGTTGTTGTTCCGATAATGATTTTCATTATCGCGCTGTGCTTAAAGGTTAAGCCAAAAACAGCAATGATGAGTGCGTTTTATGCTGGAGTTGGATTAACGGGTTTTGGATGGATTATTAATTCATTTACTCCTGTAGTAACTAAGATCATTCGGCAAATGGTTAACAATACTGGGATTAACTTGCCAGTTGTTGATATTGGGTGGCAAGCTGGATCATTAGCAACCTTTGGCTCAACAGTTGGGTTATCATTCTTTGTCTTTGGTCTGATAGCAGAACTCATTTTGTTTGCATTAGGTATTACTAAAGTTTTCATGGCTTCCAACTTATGGAACAACTTTGGCTTTATGATTTGGGGAACGTTAGCCTACTACGTTACGCATAATTTCTGGCTTTCTCTTGGGTTATCATTCTTCATGTTGTTCTACACTTTAGTATTAGCCGAGGTACAAGCAGATCGTTGGTCAGAATATTATGGTGTGAAGAATGCAACGGTCTGTTCCATTCACAATATGGAACAAACGATTCCAGCAATTTTGTTAGATCCATTATGGAACTTATTAGGATTCAACAAGGTAAAGATGACGCCACAATACTTCAAAAATAAGCTTGGTGTCTTTGGTGAACCAACAACCCTCGGTGCTTTATTAGGTTTGATTATTGGGATACTAGGAAACTTAACATCTCTAGGAACCTTAAAAGCATGGGGACAAATTCTTCAATTCGCAATTCAACTTTCTGCGGTAATGACCATTTTCCCACTAGTAACAAATGTGTTTAGTAAGGCCTTTACCCCATTGGCAGCTGAAATTGACAAGAATAGAAAAGAAATGTCTTCTGAGACTGGTAAAAAGATTGACAAGATTAACGATAAGAAGCGTTGGTTCTTGGCGGTAGATGATGGTGTTGGTTATGGTGAACCTGCAACAATCATTTCCGGTGTAATCTTAATTCCAATCATGGTTTTGATTGCCTTTATTCTTCCAGGAAACAAAACCTTACCAGTTGTTGATCTGATTTCTATCCCATTTATGGTTGAATCAATTGTAGCAGTAACTCGTGGGAACATTTTGAAAGTTATTGCCAACGGAATTGTCTGGTTCAGTATTGGCCTTTATGCATCTAGCTGGCTGGGCCAGATCTATACAGGAGCTGTTTCACACTATGGGGCTGCAATTCCAGCTGGAGTTGTCTTGATCACCAGCTTTAACTTAATGGCTCGTCCATTGAATGCATTAGTGTTTGCAGCCTTTATTTCTAAGAGTCCGCTGTGGATTGGTATTTGCATAGTAGTTTATCTGGTTCTATTATTTGCATTACGCAAATACCGTCCACAAATTTGGACTTACTTACAGAAGATGGCTAATAAAAATGCTGGTTTCTCGGGTAGTAAAGAAAAAATTGAATATTAA